The following proteins are encoded in a genomic region of Mycolicibacterium rutilum:
- a CDS encoding cation-dependent mannose-6-phosphate receptor, with translation MELDLPRLLATLDHHGVRYVLIGGLAAVFHGSPFPTEDADITPDSDDANLERLAAALRELGARIRVDGVREGVEFICDAKSLAAAQTWNLVTDTGDIDIAFRPSGTHGYADLHRDAVVTEIYDVTVEIASLADVIRSKQAANRPKDQRVLPTLREMLARGQ, from the coding sequence GTGGAGCTGGATCTTCCGCGGCTACTCGCGACGCTCGACCACCATGGCGTGAGATATGTGCTCATCGGTGGACTTGCCGCGGTCTTTCACGGCTCTCCGTTCCCGACCGAAGATGCCGACATCACGCCGGATAGCGATGACGCAAACCTCGAAAGGCTCGCGGCCGCTCTCCGTGAACTCGGCGCACGGATCCGTGTCGACGGTGTCCGCGAAGGCGTCGAATTCATCTGTGACGCGAAGTCTTTGGCGGCTGCTCAGACGTGGAACCTCGTCACCGACACCGGCGACATCGACATCGCGTTTCGGCCGTCGGGAACCCATGGCTACGCCGATCTGCATCGCGATGCCGTTGTGACGGAGATCTATGACGTCACCGTCGAGATTGCCTCACTGGCCGATGTGATCCGTTCCAAACAAGCTGCCAATCGGCCGAAGGACCAACGCGTGCTTCCGACGCTCCGAGAGATGTTGGCTCGCGGGCAGTAG
- a CDS encoding helix-turn-helix transcriptional regulator, with protein MSYGGDLIREARKRAGLTQADLADRAGTAQPAIARWESGRTAVSLDDVIRLVRLCGLDLELHLVECDNSDLAQASRLAGLSGQQRLDRHARIARQLSGLRAAGSRG; from the coding sequence ATGTCCTATGGCGGTGATCTGATTCGCGAGGCCCGCAAGCGCGCCGGTCTGACGCAGGCGGACCTCGCCGATCGCGCGGGCACCGCTCAGCCGGCGATCGCGCGCTGGGAATCCGGCCGGACGGCGGTAAGCCTCGACGACGTCATCCGGCTCGTCCGCCTCTGTGGGCTGGATTTGGAGCTGCACCTCGTCGAGTGTGACAACAGTGATCTCGCCCAAGCGTCACGGCTGGCTGGACTCTCCGGTCAGCAGCGGCTCGATCGGCACGCTCGGATAGCACGCCAGCTCAGCGGATTACGCGCCGCCGGCAGTCGAGGATGA
- a CDS encoding helicase HerA domain-containing protein — MRDAEREALASLRLTWAPTTDDLWRPQARTHVPGLNEYAVDDVMDAFGDAARDPVSAPLGVVVRGSAGSGKTHLLGQVRERVQADGGFFFVVELLDAASFWESVRSGVLESLGRPGAARETQLKDLLWELSSIAHVSRAERRAIIGDDDLEPETLTKFVNALAKSHRDPVRDCHQTLRALVLLAASDLTAHDVGEAWLQASDEFGGDDRSTWGLRASPESAQECVRDISRLVALAGPAVLALDQIDTLLAQSVSRTDDTSDDSDDVLHQVADGLMAVRQTMRRTVGVVACLPGVWERIRRDATASVADRFREPEPLKGLPTADIGRAILERRFAAGYAEVGFLPPYPSWPIRAEAFADATDSTPRNLLKIADAHVRQCLRDGEVVELDHLSDDSVHRGGTTVVDVPTSSALERRFADYRQRAVPAAALDAEGEDTAMPELLSAALTAWIAERDEDFQSYACDPPPGSHVLLHARLRQSLDPTTEDERHWAFRAIAATNALAAQNRIKKAWSATGMGEGSNRRRLFLLRNTPWPTGPKTAALIDEFHRAGGRTLAVTDDDLRTMIALRDLIAEDDADLPGWLRARRPAHGLALLQEVLGDDGRVAPPPPPPREREEPVVIDDKPEFVPDNELPLGTDLRSDTTVSVELSTLRKHVAVFAGSGSGKTVLIRRLVEECALRGVSSIVLDPNNDLARLGTAWPEPPNGWRRSDDDRATAYLDNTEVVVWTPRRNNGRPLAFQPLPDFASVLDDADEFNDAVESAAAALEPRASITGQTQKAHRARAVLREALQHYGRQPDPTLAGFIGVLNDLPDDASGLADARKIASDLGQNLRASMVNDPLFGGAGTPVDPAVLLTPSQGYRARVSVISMIGLPSDEQRQGFVNQLQMALFAWIKRNPAGDRPLGGLLVMDEAQTLAPSKGYTACTRSTLALASQARKYGLGLVFATQAPKSLHNQIPGNATTQFYGLLNAPAQIESAKEMARAKGGLVPDISRLRSGNFYVATEGQAFHRIVAPWCLTHHPPSPLSPEEVLALASG, encoded by the coding sequence ATGCGCGACGCGGAACGGGAAGCGCTCGCGTCGCTTCGGCTCACCTGGGCCCCGACCACCGACGACCTGTGGCGCCCGCAGGCCAGGACCCACGTCCCCGGGCTCAACGAGTACGCCGTCGACGATGTGATGGACGCCTTCGGCGACGCCGCCAGGGACCCGGTCTCCGCGCCGCTGGGCGTCGTCGTGCGCGGCTCGGCCGGCTCCGGCAAGACCCACCTGCTCGGCCAGGTCCGGGAACGCGTGCAGGCCGACGGCGGCTTCTTCTTCGTCGTCGAACTGCTCGACGCGGCCAGCTTCTGGGAGTCGGTGCGCAGCGGTGTACTGGAAAGCCTCGGCCGCCCCGGCGCCGCCCGCGAGACGCAACTCAAGGACCTGCTGTGGGAGCTGTCGTCGATCGCGCACGTCAGCCGCGCCGAGCGGCGCGCGATCATCGGCGACGACGACCTCGAACCCGAGACACTCACCAAGTTCGTCAACGCGCTCGCCAAGAGCCACCGCGACCCGGTCCGCGACTGTCACCAGACCCTGCGCGCGCTGGTGTTGCTCGCCGCCTCCGACCTGACCGCCCACGACGTCGGCGAGGCCTGGCTGCAGGCCAGCGACGAGTTCGGCGGCGACGACCGCAGCACCTGGGGCCTGCGCGCCTCGCCCGAGTCCGCGCAGGAGTGCGTGCGCGACATCTCCCGGCTGGTCGCGCTCGCCGGGCCCGCCGTGTTGGCGCTCGATCAGATCGATACGCTTCTCGCGCAATCGGTCTCACGGACCGACGACACGAGCGACGACAGCGACGACGTGCTGCACCAGGTCGCCGACGGGCTGATGGCGGTGCGCCAGACGATGCGCCGCACGGTCGGTGTCGTCGCCTGCCTGCCCGGCGTGTGGGAGCGCATCCGCCGCGACGCGACCGCCAGCGTCGCCGACCGGTTCCGCGAGCCCGAGCCGCTCAAAGGTCTGCCCACCGCCGACATCGGCCGCGCGATCCTCGAGCGCCGCTTCGCCGCCGGATACGCCGAGGTCGGCTTCCTCCCGCCGTACCCGAGTTGGCCGATCCGGGCGGAGGCGTTCGCCGACGCGACCGACAGCACCCCGCGCAACTTGCTCAAGATCGCCGACGCCCATGTGCGCCAGTGCCTGCGCGACGGTGAGGTGGTTGAACTCGACCACTTGAGCGACGATTCCGTGCACCGCGGCGGGACGACGGTCGTGGACGTCCCGACTTCGTCGGCGCTCGAGCGCCGTTTCGCCGACTACCGGCAGCGCGCGGTGCCCGCGGCCGCCCTCGACGCCGAGGGTGAGGACACCGCGATGCCCGAACTGCTGTCCGCCGCGCTCACCGCCTGGATCGCCGAACGCGACGAGGACTTCCAGTCCTATGCCTGTGATCCGCCGCCGGGCAGCCACGTCCTGCTGCACGCGCGACTGCGCCAGAGCCTCGACCCCACCACCGAGGACGAGCGGCACTGGGCGTTTCGCGCGATCGCCGCCACCAACGCCCTGGCCGCCCAGAACCGGATCAAGAAAGCTTGGAGCGCAACGGGAATGGGGGAGGGGTCGAACCGCCGCCGGCTCTTCCTGCTGCGCAACACCCCGTGGCCGACCGGGCCGAAGACCGCCGCGCTGATCGACGAGTTCCACCGCGCGGGTGGCCGCACGCTCGCGGTGACCGACGACGACCTGCGCACGATGATCGCGCTGCGCGACCTCATCGCCGAAGACGACGCCGATCTGCCGGGCTGGCTGCGGGCCCGTCGCCCCGCCCACGGCTTGGCGCTGCTGCAAGAAGTGCTCGGCGACGACGGGCGCGTCGCGCCGCCGCCACCGCCACCGCGGGAGCGGGAGGAACCCGTCGTCATCGACGACAAGCCAGAGTTCGTGCCCGACAACGAGTTACCGCTGGGCACCGATCTGCGCAGCGACACGACCGTCTCGGTCGAGCTGTCGACGCTGCGCAAGCACGTCGCGGTGTTCGCCGGATCCGGGTCGGGTAAGACGGTGCTGATCCGGCGTCTGGTCGAGGAGTGCGCGCTGCGCGGGGTGTCCTCGATCGTGCTGGACCCCAACAACGACCTCGCCCGGCTCGGCACCGCATGGCCCGAACCGCCGAACGGGTGGCGACGCTCCGACGACGACCGCGCCACCGCCTACCTCGACAACACCGAGGTCGTCGTGTGGACGCCGCGGCGAAACAACGGACGGCCGTTGGCGTTCCAGCCGCTGCCGGACTTCGCCAGCGTGCTCGACGACGCTGACGAGTTCAACGACGCGGTCGAGTCGGCGGCCGCCGCGCTCGAACCCCGCGCGTCGATCACCGGACAGACCCAGAAGGCGCACCGCGCCCGCGCCGTGCTGCGGGAAGCGTTGCAGCACTATGGAAGACAGCCCGATCCGACGCTGGCCGGATTCATCGGCGTGCTCAACGACCTGCCCGACGACGCCAGCGGCCTGGCCGACGCGCGCAAGATCGCGTCCGATCTGGGGCAGAACCTGCGGGCGTCGATGGTCAACGACCCGCTGTTCGGCGGCGCGGGAACGCCCGTCGACCCGGCCGTGCTGCTGACGCCGTCGCAGGGTTACCGCGCGCGGGTGTCGGTGATCAGCATGATCGGGCTGCCGTCCGACGAGCAGCGGCAAGGGTTCGTGAATCAGCTGCAGATGGCGTTGTTCGCGTGGATCAAACGCAATCCGGCAGGGGACCGGCCGCTGGGCGGTCTGCTCGTGATGGACGAGGCGCAGACGCTGGCGCCGTCGAAGGGCTACACCGCATGCACCCGCAGCACCCTGGCGCTGGCGTCGCAGGCCCGCAAGTACGGGCTCGGGCTGGTGTTCGCGACGCAGGCACCCAAGTCGCTGCACAACCAGATCCCGGGCAACGCGACGACCCAGTTCTACGGGCTGCTCAACGCACCCGCCCAGATCGAGTCGGCCAAGGAAATGGCCAGGGCGAAAGGCGGACTGGTGCCCGACATCAGCCGGCTGCGCTCCGGCAACTTCTACGTCGCCACCGAAGGGCAGGCGTTCCACCGCATCGTCGCGCCCTGGTGTCTGACCCACCATCCGCCGAGCCCGCTGTCGCCGGAGGAAGTGCTCGCACTCGCCTCGGGTTAG
- a CDS encoding YdcF family protein: MRRWKTVIGAVVLAAAAALGDVGTAQAQPALVAAKDFSKPAIVILGYGLNDNGTMRPILRRRVLTGLTVAQFFPQSPIIVTGGNPRSGNTEAGQMRKMLTMLGFPGNRIIVEDKANSTVQNARFSVPLAKEAGTSGIILVTSSTHQDRADGNFADAGGNVLATVSYPDGNPTVNVVQFARDAMSPFLNIS; encoded by the coding sequence ATGCGTCGGTGGAAGACGGTCATCGGAGCGGTGGTCCTGGCGGCCGCCGCAGCACTTGGAGACGTGGGCACGGCGCAGGCGCAGCCCGCGCTCGTCGCGGCGAAGGACTTCTCGAAGCCGGCAATCGTCATCCTGGGCTACGGGCTGAACGACAACGGGACGATGCGCCCGATCCTGCGGCGGCGGGTGCTGACGGGGTTGACGGTGGCGCAGTTCTTCCCGCAGTCGCCGATCATCGTCACCGGCGGCAACCCCCGCAGCGGCAACACCGAGGCCGGCCAGATGCGGAAGATGCTGACGATGCTGGGCTTTCCGGGCAATCGAATCATCGTGGAGGACAAGGCGAACAGCACGGTGCAGAACGCGCGGTTCTCGGTCCCGCTGGCGAAGGAGGCGGGGACGTCGGGGATCATTCTGGTGACGTCGTCGACGCATCAGGACCGGGCCGACGGCAACTTCGCCGACGCGGGCGGCAACGTGCTGGCGACGGTGAGCTACCCGGACGGCAACCCGACGGTGAATGTCGTGCAGTTCGCGCGCGATGCGATGAGCCCGTTCCTCAACATCAGCTGA
- a CDS encoding TIGR03617 family F420-dependent LLM class oxidoreductase, with amino-acid sequence MHVDVMTTPQPLQAIGDLARQTHDAGFDGMLFTETGRTPYMNAALAAQAAPGLELSTGVAVAFPRSPFVTAATAWELQEATGGNFRLGLGTQVRTHVVRRYGVEFERPGPRLRDYVLAVKACFTAFRTGKLDHRGDFYSLDFITPQWSAGPIDAPDPKVDVAAVNPWMLRMAGEVADGVHVHPLGEPGYIARHVMPNLAEGAAKSGRTADDIAVIVPVMTIVGDTDEERHHEREMVRASMSFYGSTPNYAFIWDEAGFEGTTARIREKQKAGDYKGMAAQITDEHIATFATESTWDGLADALVDKYGDTATRLVLYNALADMERFERYGEVAQRIRAR; translated from the coding sequence GTGCACGTCGACGTGATGACCACGCCCCAGCCACTGCAAGCGATCGGCGACCTGGCCCGCCAAACTCACGATGCCGGCTTCGACGGAATGTTGTTCACCGAGACCGGCCGCACCCCGTACATGAACGCGGCGCTTGCTGCACAGGCCGCGCCGGGCCTCGAGTTGTCGACAGGCGTGGCGGTCGCGTTCCCGCGCAGCCCATTCGTCACGGCCGCGACGGCGTGGGAGCTGCAGGAAGCGACGGGCGGCAACTTCCGGCTCGGCCTCGGCACCCAGGTCCGCACGCATGTGGTGCGCCGCTACGGCGTCGAGTTCGAACGCCCCGGCCCACGGCTCCGCGATTACGTGCTGGCGGTCAAGGCCTGTTTCACGGCGTTCCGGACCGGCAAGCTCGACCATCGCGGCGACTTCTACAGCCTCGACTTCATCACCCCGCAGTGGAGCGCGGGCCCGATCGACGCACCGGACCCCAAAGTCGATGTGGCCGCGGTCAATCCGTGGATGCTGCGGATGGCCGGCGAGGTCGCCGACGGCGTTCACGTGCATCCGCTCGGCGAGCCCGGCTACATCGCACGGCATGTCATGCCGAATCTCGCTGAGGGCGCGGCGAAGTCGGGCCGCACCGCCGACGACATCGCCGTCATCGTGCCGGTGATGACGATCGTCGGCGACACCGACGAGGAACGCCACCACGAGCGCGAGATGGTTCGCGCCAGCATGAGCTTCTACGGCAGCACCCCGAACTACGCATTCATCTGGGACGAGGCCGGTTTCGAGGGCACCACAGCGCGGATCCGCGAGAAGCAGAAGGCCGGCGACTACAAGGGCATGGCCGCCCAGATCACCGACGAGCACATCGCGACGTTCGCGACCGAGTCGACGTGGGACGGGCTGGCCGACGCGCTGGTCGACAAGTACGGCGACACGGCGACGCGCCTCGTGCTTTACAACGCGCTGGCCGACATGGAGCGGTTCGAGCGCTACGGCGAAGTGGCGCAGCGCATCCGAGCCCGTTAG
- a CDS encoding SDR family NAD(P)-dependent oxidoreductase translates to MSNGLSGRTALVTGATAGIGYAVALQLAAQGAEVVVHGRDAERGAKTVQDIENAGGRARFVAADLSDADDVRRLADEAGEVDILINNAGIYPVAPTFDTTDADFDAQINVNLRAPYVLVQKLVPGMLARGEGAVVNLSTVAASTPADGAGIYGASKAGLDLLTKSWADEFGARGVRFNAVSPGPTKTAGTADFGPDGIEAMGRTTALGRAADPDEIASAITFLASPAASYINGAILDVDGGRPAIRPVA, encoded by the coding sequence ATGAGCAACGGACTTTCTGGCAGGACCGCCCTCGTCACCGGCGCGACCGCGGGCATCGGGTATGCCGTCGCCCTGCAGCTGGCCGCCCAGGGCGCCGAGGTCGTCGTCCACGGCCGCGACGCCGAGCGCGGCGCCAAGACCGTGCAGGACATCGAGAATGCTGGGGGCAGAGCACGTTTCGTCGCCGCCGATCTGAGCGACGCCGACGACGTCCGCCGGCTCGCTGACGAGGCGGGTGAGGTCGACATCCTGATCAACAACGCCGGGATCTACCCCGTGGCACCCACATTCGACACCACCGACGCCGATTTCGACGCCCAGATCAACGTCAACCTGCGGGCACCTTATGTGCTGGTGCAGAAGCTGGTGCCGGGCATGCTCGCCCGCGGTGAAGGCGCCGTCGTGAATCTGTCCACCGTGGCGGCCAGCACCCCTGCGGACGGTGCCGGTATCTACGGCGCGAGCAAGGCGGGGCTTGACCTGCTGACGAAGTCGTGGGCCGACGAGTTCGGGGCCCGCGGCGTGCGGTTCAACGCGGTCTCGCCCGGCCCGACTAAGACCGCGGGCACGGCGGATTTCGGGCCCGATGGTATCGAGGCGATGGGCCGCACGACGGCGCTGGGACGAGCGGCGGATCCCGACGAGATCGCCAGCGCCATTACGTTTCTCGCTTCGCCGGCGGCCAGCTACATCAACGGCGCGATCCTCGATGTGGACGGCGGTCGGCCGGCCATCCGGCCCGTTGCCTGA